Sequence from the Candidatus Pantoea soli genome:
CGCCTGATGCATTGCTGACTAAACCCTATGGATACGCCGCGTGCGCGCCCACCGCACAATTAAATAACCCGTTTTGTGAAGCCGATCGTCCCGTCCAGCTTCGCTTTAATTTCCTGCCGCTATAGTGCTTAACAGCGCGCAGATGACGCGCAGCGTGCAGCACTGATTGCCTGTTTAAGCGGCGGAAGCCGGTAACAATTCCGATTATGGTGGAGCAACAATGCGTAACAACCGAAAACTGCCGGTGCGTGGTTTAGCAACGTCACTGAGCATGGCATTATCACTGGCTCTTTTTACGCCTGCGGGGAGTGCAATGGCGCAGAACACACAACATCAGACAGCATTAGTCGGCACCTGGACCTCTGTTCCGGATGCACCGGCAGTGCAAAAACCGGCGCATGCCAGCGAGGGGCTTTACCGCCTGCAGATGAACAGCGACGGCACGCTCACGCCGCTTGATGTCATAAAAATGAAGAGCCCGTCCTGGATCGTGAAATCACGCGACGGTCGCTTTGCTTATACCACCAACGAAGAGAACGCCGGGACGGTGACGGCGCTGGCGATTGACGCCGCAGGCGCGGTGCGGGTGCTGAATGTGGTGAACAGCCACGGACAACAGCCGACACACGCTACGCTCAGTCCGGATGGCCGGTTCCTGTTTGTCTCAAACTATTCCGTAGCGAAAGGCGGGGCGGGCGTGGCGGTCTTCCCGGTTCACGCCGACGGCAGCCTCGGCGATCAGGTGCAGTCGTTCGCCTTTGATCAGGGCAGCGGCGTGGTTAAAACGCGTCAGGAGAGCGGCCATGCGCACGCCACGGTGTTTACCCCGGATGGCAGCTATCTGTACGCTGCCGATCTGGGCGATGACCGGCTGCACGCGTGGCGCTATGACGCCAGCCAGGCACAGCCGCTGCAGCCCGATCCGTCACGCGAGGTGCGTTTTGCGCCCGGCAGTGGCCCGCGTCATATGGTGTTTTCCCGCGACGGCCAGCACGCGTGGGTCATCCTTGAAATGGCGGGCGAGCTGGCGACGCTGAAGGTCAGCGATAACCGTCTGACCCTCGCCGGACAGGTGAAGCTGTATGGCGATCGTAACAGTACCGAATACAAGAGCGGCGGCGGCATTATCCTCAGCCCGGACGGCCATTATCTGATCGTTTCCAATCGCGGCGCGGACAATCAGCTGCTGGTCTTCCGTATTGGTGCGGACGGCAGGCTGGGGACGCCAAAACGCTATGCAGCCGACGGGATTGAGCCGCGCGCTTTTTCGTTTGATGACAGTGGCAAATACCTGTATGTCGCGAACGTGTTCAGCAATACCATCACGCTGTTTGATTTTGACCCCAGCAACGGTGAGCTGAAAGCGCGCGGACCGGCGGCCAGCATCGCTACCCCGACAGATATTAAGTTTTTCAATTAACCTTTTCCGCTGCCGCACCCGGGTTTGCCGCAGCGGTTAACATGATGCGGCGCGGCGGTGCACCTGCCCGGTTTGGCAGCAGGACGCGGGCAGCGCCGCGCCGGTAACGCTTCGCTCAGCGAATCGTCAGGTGTTCCAGTGCGGCCAGCAGCGCATCGACTTTTGGCAGCAGCTGCTTGCGGCGCGGCCAGATGAGTGACAGCGGCAGACCATCGGGCTGCTGTTCCGGCAGGATAATCACCAGATCGCCACGTGCCAGCGGTTCGCGGATCAGCCAGGAGGGCATCTGCGCCACGCCCAGTCCGGCGCACACCGCCTGCACCTGCGCATCCACGTCGCCCAGCGCCATGCGGTAGGGCTGGTCACGCCACAGCGGATGACCATCTGCGGTGGTGAACAGCCAGGGTTTTGTGCTGCCATCCACCCGTTCATACATAATCGCACGATGCTGCAACAGTTCACGTTCGCTGGTCGGACAGCCTTCACGCGCCAGGTAGGACGGTGCAGCACAAAATACCATTCGCTCACGGCCCATCTGCCGGCAGCCCAGCGAGGCGGGCAGATCCGCTGATCCCCCGATGCGCACCGCCATATCTATCCCTTCGTCAAACAGATCGATAAAGCGGTCGGAAAACGTCAGGCTCAGCGCCACATCCGGGTTGGCCTGACTAAAGGGAATCAGCAGCGGCATGACGCCAAGGCGACCATAAGTTGTCGGCACCGCCAGCCGCAGCCGGCCTGAAGGAATGGTGCGCTGCGCCGCCAGCACGGCTTCCGCTTCGGCCAGTTCCTCCATTATGCGCAGGCAAGTCTGGTAATACGCGCTGCCGGCATCTGTCAGCTTCAGGCTGCGCGTGGTGCGCTCCAGCAGCCGGGAGCCCAGCCGCGCTTCCAGCCGCGATACGCTTTTACTGACGGCCGAGCCCGTTAAATGCAGACGCTCTGCGGCGGCGGTAAAGCTGCCGCTCTCCACGCTGGTGACAAAGGGAACGATATCTTTCAGGCGCTGATCGTGCATGGATTAATGAATCCTGTTCAGGAATGAAGTGAATAAATGCCAGAGATAAGAACTGAATTCTCTATTACGCTGATAAAAACCGCAATGAAGGAGAGTGAACCCATGCAAAAACAGGCTTTGATTGTAGGCATCAGCGGCGTAATTGGCCGTGCGCTGGCGGAAAAATTACAGCACGAAGGCTGGCAGGTAACCGGGCTGTCACGCGGCCGCGGGGCTATTCCGGAGGGCTGCCGCAGCCTGACGGCGGATCTGACCAACGCCGATGAGGTACGGGCGGTGCTGGCGCAGGAGAAGCCGGATGCGGTGTTCTTCAGTGTCTGGTCGCGTCAGGAAAATGAAAAAGAGAATATCCGCGTTAACGGGGCGATGGTGCGTCATGTCATCGAAGGACTCGGTGAGCGACTGCAGGGTGCGCACGTTGCGCTGGTCACCGGCCTTAAACACTATCTCGGCCCGTTTGAAGCTTACGGCAAAGGTGCGGTACCGGTCACGCCGTTCCGCGAAGAGCAGGGACGTCAGCCGGTCGATAACTTTTACTACGCGCAGGAAGATGAGATCTTTGCCGGTGCTGAGAAATATGGCTACCGCTGGAGTGTGCACCGTCCACATACCATTATCGGCTACGCGCTGGGCAATGCCATGAACATGGGCCAAACGCTGGCAGTCTATGCCACGCTGTGCCGGGAAAAGGGCTGGCCGTTTATCTTCCCGGGCTCGCCGGAGCAGTGGAACGGGGTGGCAGATGTCACCGATGCCGGTTTGCTGGCCGAGCAGCTGCTGTGGGCTGCCACCAGCGAACAGGCCGCGAATCAGGATTTCAACGCCGTCAATGGCGATGTGTTCCGCTGGAACTGGCTGTGGCCACGACTGGCAGCCTGGTTCGGCGTGGAAGCGGCAGACTATCCAGCGCAGATGATGCCGCTGGAAAACAGAATGCAGGAGGCAGATGCGGCATGGCGCGAGATCGCGGCACGTCATCAGCTGCGCGAAGCCGATATCAGCAAACTGGCGTCCTGGTGGCACACCGATGCCGATCTGGGGCGTCCGATGGAAGCTTTTACCGATATGAGCAAAAGCCGCAAAGCGGGTTTTACCGGTTATCGCGCCACGCTGGACGCGTTCACAGCGCTGTTTGAAAAACTGCGTGCGGAACGCATCATTCCCTGATGCCGCAAAAGCGGGCCGCGCCGTGGTGCGGCCCTGCCATTAAGGCACTTTTACCCAGGGTTTCCCGGTGATGATCGTCAGTGCGATGATGGTAATGATGGCCGCCAGATGCGTCACAAAATCCAGCGGATGCAGGTGAAACGGGTGGCAGAACGCCAGCAGACTCACGGCCATACAGGCCACACCCAGGCCGCCCATCGCCAGACTGCGCACCGGCTGTAGCGCGCGCGTTTGTCGCAGGCTGGCGATCATCAGCACCATCATCGGTAAACTGACCACCAGCAGAAAGGTAAAACAGCGCACGCTATCATCCGTGTGGGTTGGCGCCGCGCCATGCGGCATGCTGCTCAGACTTATTCCCAGCCAGAGTAAACCTATCGGCAGCAGCGCTTTCCAGCTGATGCTGCGCCTGCCGGCAATGCTCATGCTAAAAGCGCTGCGAATGGCCAGCGTGCCCAGCAAAAATGCCAGCATCAGCTGCAGCACCGCCAGCGCTGCCCCCGGCTGTGACCAGTCGGTGAGCGTGCGCTGCACCAGCAGGCTGGCGGCGACCGCGCACGGCAGCGCCATCGCCAGCCAGCGCAACAGGCGCGTGCCAGGAGCTGGCGTACGCCGCACCGGTTGCAGATCGCGCCCGAGTTGTTCAATTAAACGGTAATGATCACTCATGATGTGCTCCAAAACGGCGCAGATTGTTCAGCGCCCGGTGCAGCAGCGATTTGACCGCTGCCACGCTCAGATTATGATGGGCCGCGGCTTCCGTCAGGCTCATTTCGCGCAGGTGGACGTGCTCCACGATTTCGCGCTGACGCGCCGGCAGCTGTTGTAAATAGGCGGCCAGCTCCTCCTCACTCTCCAGCCGTGGCTGATCCGGTATCGCAGCCGTTTCCGGTGCGGCTTCCTCCGGCACCTCCCACTGCTGCCGGCGACCGCGCCGCCGCAGCGCATCAATCGTGCGTGCAGAGATGATCGCCATCAGCCAGGGTAAAAATGGCCAGGCAGGATCGTAGGTGTGACGCACCCGGTGTACCGTAAGCAGCACATCCTGGATGACATCTTCTGCCGCTGCCTCGTCGCTGATTTGCCGGCGAACCTGAGAACGAATGACCGGCACCAGCGCGCTGAGCAGGCGCGTATAAGCGTGCTGATCGCCCGCCTGTGCCTGCTCCATCAGCGCGGGCCAGCGTTCGCGCGCGCTATCGTCTGTTTGCATAAACCGCCTTGTTGACCCTCAGGTCTTTTTCCCTGCCGCCTGGTTAAGGGCGTCCACCACCATGCCGGGCGTCAGCACCTGTGGCAGTACGCGCGGCGGTCCGCCATCCGCAGGGTAAACCAGATACATGGGCAGCCCGCCCTGACCAAACTCGCTCATGGTGTCCTCGACATCCGGATTAAATTTAGTGGAGTCTGCCACCATGTACACCGCACCGGTTTTTGCCAGCGCCTGTTTCACGGCTTGGGTGGAGAGCGACGTCTTTTCATTTACCTGGCAGGTTATGCACCACGAGGCGGTGAAATCAACAAAAATGGCTTTGCCGTGACCGCGCTGCGCGGCAACGGCCTGCGGCGTCCATTTCTGCTTAGTGACTTCGGCGGTTT
This genomic interval carries:
- a CDS encoding sigma-70 family RNA polymerase sigma factor: MQTDDSARERWPALMEQAQAGDQHAYTRLLSALVPVIRSQVRRQISDEAAAEDVIQDVLLTVHRVRHTYDPAWPFLPWLMAIISARTIDALRRRGRRQQWEVPEEAAPETAAIPDQPRLESEEELAAYLQQLPARQREIVEHVHLREMSLTEAAAHHNLSVAAVKSLLHRALNNLRRFGAHHE
- a CDS encoding NrsF family protein, yielding MSDHYRLIEQLGRDLQPVRRTPAPGTRLLRWLAMALPCAVAASLLVQRTLTDWSQPGAALAVLQLMLAFLLGTLAIRSAFSMSIAGRRSISWKALLPIGLLWLGISLSSMPHGAAPTHTDDSVRCFTFLLVVSLPMMVLMIASLRQTRALQPVRSLAMGGLGVACMAVSLLAFCHPFHLHPLDFVTHLAAIITIIALTIITGKPWVKVP
- a CDS encoding lactonase family protein — its product is MRNNRKLPVRGLATSLSMALSLALFTPAGSAMAQNTQHQTALVGTWTSVPDAPAVQKPAHASEGLYRLQMNSDGTLTPLDVIKMKSPSWIVKSRDGRFAYTTNEENAGTVTALAIDAAGAVRVLNVVNSHGQQPTHATLSPDGRFLFVSNYSVAKGGAGVAVFPVHADGSLGDQVQSFAFDQGSGVVKTRQESGHAHATVFTPDGSYLYAADLGDDRLHAWRYDASQAQPLQPDPSREVRFAPGSGPRHMVFSRDGQHAWVILEMAGELATLKVSDNRLTLAGQVKLYGDRNSTEYKSGGGIILSPDGHYLIVSNRGADNQLLVFRIGADGRLGTPKRYAADGIEPRAFSFDDSGKYLYVANVFSNTITLFDFDPSNGELKARGPAASIATPTDIKFFN
- a CDS encoding LysR family transcriptional regulator, which produces MHDQRLKDIVPFVTSVESGSFTAAAERLHLTGSAVSKSVSRLEARLGSRLLERTTRSLKLTDAGSAYYQTCLRIMEELAEAEAVLAAQRTIPSGRLRLAVPTTYGRLGVMPLLIPFSQANPDVALSLTFSDRFIDLFDEGIDMAVRIGGSADLPASLGCRQMGRERMVFCAAPSYLAREGCPTSERELLQHRAIMYERVDGSTKPWLFTTADGHPLWRDQPYRMALGDVDAQVQAVCAGLGVAQMPSWLIREPLARGDLVIILPEQQPDGLPLSLIWPRRKQLLPKVDALLAALEHLTIR
- a CDS encoding SDR family oxidoreductase → MQKQALIVGISGVIGRALAEKLQHEGWQVTGLSRGRGAIPEGCRSLTADLTNADEVRAVLAQEKPDAVFFSVWSRQENEKENIRVNGAMVRHVIEGLGERLQGAHVALVTGLKHYLGPFEAYGKGAVPVTPFREEQGRQPVDNFYYAQEDEIFAGAEKYGYRWSVHRPHTIIGYALGNAMNMGQTLAVYATLCREKGWPFIFPGSPEQWNGVADVTDAGLLAEQLLWAATSEQAANQDFNAVNGDVFRWNWLWPRLAAWFGVEAADYPAQMMPLENRMQEADAAWREIAARHQLREADISKLASWWHTDADLGRPMEAFTDMSKSRKAGFTGYRATLDAFTALFEKLRAERIIP